The proteins below come from a single Caenibius sp. WL genomic window:
- a CDS encoding DUF2185 domain-containing protein codes for MSEQANLNLAAIVSIVADKPLVHAERLEPVEEMDSGWQFSVHPSGGGEAQNTQVCVLQEVLAWEPSLRPFVDLPFGVVLRRADARDAWRIVAG; via the coding sequence ATGAGCGAGCAGGCAAATCTCAATCTGGCCGCAATCGTGTCCATCGTGGCGGACAAGCCATTGGTACACGCCGAGCGATTAGAACCGGTCGAGGAAATGGATAGCGGCTGGCAGTTTAGTGTCCATCCTAGCGGTGGTGGAGAGGCTCAAAACACGCAGGTTTGTGTGCTCCAAGAAGTTCTTGCCTGGGAGCCCTCTCTTCGACCGTTTGTTGATCTTCCCTTCGGTGTCGTACTCCGGCGAGCAGATGCCCGTGACGCGTGGAGGATTGTTGCCGGCTAG
- a CDS encoding MucR family transcriptional regulator, giving the protein MADNEQDRETLIVLTSDIVAAHVSNNNVGVEEVSSLIANVYAALSGLSTEPAAQAAAKEPAVPIRASVRPDHVTCLECGKKMTMLKRHLSTDHNLTVNEYRQRWGLSSNHPVVAPNYAARRADLAKKIGLGRKPGEQTKAKAPKSSAGAPTPVPADTKSAKRQGLIRKLNKNAEKAPAQSD; this is encoded by the coding sequence GTGGCAGACAACGAGCAGGATCGGGAAACTTTGATTGTTCTAACATCCGATATTGTGGCGGCTCATGTGAGCAACAACAATGTCGGCGTTGAAGAGGTCTCGAGCCTCATTGCGAATGTCTATGCCGCGCTTTCAGGTCTTTCGACCGAACCGGCTGCCCAAGCCGCTGCGAAGGAACCCGCGGTCCCGATCCGCGCTTCGGTGCGCCCCGACCATGTCACCTGCCTTGAGTGCGGTAAGAAGATGACAATGCTCAAACGTCACCTGAGCACCGACCACAACCTCACCGTGAACGAGTATCGTCAGCGCTGGGGTCTTTCTTCCAACCATCCCGTGGTCGCTCCCAATTATGCGGCGCGGCGGGCTGACCTGGCCAAAAAGATCGGGCTGGGTCGCAAGCCGGGCGAACAAACCAAAGCTAAAGCACCCAAAAGCAGTGCCGGCGCGCCCACACCTGTGCCAGCCGACACGAAAAGCGCAAAGCGCCAGGGGCTGATCAGGAAGCTGAACAAGAACGCGGAAAAAGCGCCGGCGCAATCAGATTAA
- a CDS encoding (deoxy)nucleoside triphosphate pyrophosphohydrolase — MKQVAAAIALNRGKVLVARRAPGENLAGYWEFPGGKLEDGESPHVCIIRELQEELNLAAEAGEILAESVYEYPGGSINLIGVSVKLLSDEIQLSVHDQIDWVAPSALLSINLAPADIAIAEELVRRYG; from the coding sequence ATGAAGCAAGTAGCCGCAGCGATCGCGCTGAACAGGGGTAAAGTACTGGTCGCACGGCGCGCTCCAGGCGAAAACCTCGCCGGTTATTGGGAGTTTCCCGGCGGAAAATTGGAAGATGGCGAGAGTCCCCATGTCTGCATCATTCGCGAACTGCAGGAGGAGTTGAACCTCGCCGCGGAAGCTGGCGAAATTTTGGCTGAGTCCGTCTACGAATATCCCGGAGGCTCGATCAACCTCATAGGTGTTTCAGTCAAGCTCCTCAGCGATGAGATTCAGTTATCGGTTCATGACCAAATCGACTGGGTCGCGCCTTCTGCCTTGCTCAGCATCAATTTGGCTCCCGCCGACATTGCTATCGCTGAAGAACTAGTCCGGCGCTATGGCTGA
- a CDS encoding STAS/SEC14 domain-containing protein, whose product MAIAFACPFALIVPAAQSLTLDLFAVATILVSVTGRSDMYKMIETLDNVLAVRIDGKITGEDLKDIMKRLEVMMAANSKVHVYAETNSIDGIEIAGLATHVARATPLLGKLGQFGRVAVVADQAWIRVLTRIESAILPHISYRVFEPGQRDEALAWVKGAA is encoded by the coding sequence TTGGCGATCGCCTTTGCCTGCCCCTTCGCTTTGATCGTTCCCGCCGCGCAGAGTCTCACGCTCGATCTGTTCGCGGTTGCCACGATACTGGTGAGCGTAACTGGAAGGTCCGATATGTATAAAATGATCGAAACACTGGACAACGTGTTGGCGGTCCGGATCGATGGCAAGATCACCGGCGAAGACCTCAAGGACATCATGAAGCGGCTCGAGGTGATGATGGCGGCCAATAGCAAGGTCCATGTCTATGCCGAGACCAACTCGATCGACGGGATCGAGATCGCAGGTCTTGCAACGCATGTCGCCCGCGCGACTCCGCTACTGGGTAAGCTCGGTCAATTCGGGCGCGTCGCGGTCGTCGCCGATCAGGCCTGGATCCGTGTCCTCACACGCATCGAAAGCGCGATCCTGCCGCATATCAGCTACCGTGTCTTTGAGCCCGGGCAGCGTGACGAAGCGCTGGCATGGGTCAAGGGTGCGGCTTGA
- the nhaA gene encoding Na+/H+ antiporter NhaA: MIPFARTLSVKLKVHSRPSAIRKFLEAQSSAGLVLMAAAIVALLIANSPLGPGYEAMLHGYIGPLSLAHWINDGLMAVFFLLVGLEIKREMLDGQLSTWPRRILSGVAALGGMIVPALIYLAFNRGPTQAGWAIPAATDIAFALGVIALLGDRVPASLRVFLAALAIIDDLGAVVIIAIFYTEALSLPNLGGAVIALALLFALNRGGVKQLSPYLAIGLILWVLLLRSGVHATLAGVMLALTIPIERTPTQPDAASQSPLHRLEHVLHRPVAFIVLPIFGLANAAVPLLGLPLGTFVAPVTVGVALGLLLGKVVGVFGFATLAVQLKLADIPAQASRFQLLGVALLCGIGFTMSIFITLLAFPTSPLLQSEAKIGVLIGSLASGLLGYIILRFANSERTTEPLK, encoded by the coding sequence ATGATCCCTTTCGCCCGGACACTCTCAGTGAAGCTTAAAGTTCATTCCCGACCAAGTGCTATCCGCAAGTTTCTCGAAGCACAGTCCTCTGCTGGGCTGGTGCTAATGGCGGCGGCTATCGTCGCCCTTCTCATCGCCAATTCCCCCCTTGGGCCGGGCTATGAAGCGATGCTTCATGGTTATATCGGCCCGCTCTCATTAGCTCATTGGATTAACGACGGTCTTATGGCCGTGTTCTTCCTTCTCGTGGGGCTGGAAATAAAGCGCGAGATGCTGGACGGTCAGCTTTCGACGTGGCCCAGACGCATTTTATCTGGCGTCGCTGCCTTGGGGGGCATGATCGTACCCGCGTTGATCTATCTCGCTTTCAATCGTGGTCCAACTCAAGCCGGATGGGCAATACCAGCAGCAACGGATATTGCATTTGCACTTGGTGTGATCGCGTTGCTCGGCGACCGCGTTCCCGCATCGTTGCGTGTTTTTCTCGCAGCCCTTGCGATCATTGATGATCTCGGGGCTGTCGTGATCATAGCAATTTTTTACACGGAAGCACTGTCTTTGCCGAACCTCGGCGGAGCAGTGATCGCGCTCGCCTTGCTGTTTGCACTGAACCGAGGCGGAGTGAAGCAGCTTTCACCTTATCTAGCCATCGGGTTGATACTGTGGGTACTACTCTTGCGATCTGGGGTTCATGCCACACTGGCAGGCGTCATGCTTGCCTTGACCATCCCGATTGAGCGCACGCCCACTCAACCTGACGCAGCCTCCCAAAGCCCCCTGCACCGGTTGGAACATGTTCTGCATCGCCCGGTGGCCTTCATCGTGCTTCCGATCTTTGGTTTGGCCAACGCTGCAGTCCCCCTACTCGGCCTCCCGCTAGGCACATTCGTTGCTCCTGTTACGGTGGGCGTCGCACTCGGCCTACTATTGGGTAAAGTCGTAGGAGTGTTCGGCTTCGCAACGTTAGCTGTTCAACTGAAGCTTGCTGATATACCAGCACAGGCGAGCCGGTTTCAGCTTCTGGGGGTAGCGCTGTTGTGCGGGATCGGGTTTACAATGAGTATCTTTATTACGTTATTGGCTTTCCCAACGAGCCCACTCCTACAGTCTGAGGCAAAGATTGGCGTACTGATTGGCTCTCTGGCATCCGGCCTGCTGGGTTATATAATTCTGCGCTTCGCGAACTCTGAACGAACGACCGAGCCCTTAAAGTAA
- a CDS encoding type II toxin-antitoxin system ParD family antitoxin, protein MSTMNISLPDALKAFVDQQVNVRGYGTSSEYVRELIRKDQDIQRLREILLDGASSAATAPVDAGYFQGLRDRVTQRTGS, encoded by the coding sequence ATGTCGACGATGAACATCTCGCTTCCGGATGCACTCAAGGCGTTCGTGGACCAGCAGGTCAACGTGCGAGGTTACGGTACGAGCAGCGAGTATGTGCGGGAGTTGATCCGCAAGGATCAGGACATTCAACGCCTTCGCGAAATACTTTTGGACGGCGCCAGTTCTGCAGCCACCGCGCCGGTCGATGCCGGATATTTCCAAGGCCTTCGTGACCGTGTGACGCAACGCACAGGCTCGTGA
- a CDS encoding tyrosine-type recombinase/integrase: MGHSDLDPAIHDRRPWNAGQNVGPKRPLKLRDIWAIRFYLDEHKRLRDRALFDLAIDSKLRGCDLVKIRIGDLMSAGSFRDRATVIQQKTSRPVQFEIMSEARKSLKAWLDRRGGTIRDFVFPSRIDYLGHLSTRQYARLVDEWVSTIGLDRREYGTHSMRRTKAALIYKATGNLRAVQILLGHTNIENTVRYLGVDVDDALTLSERTEI, encoded by the coding sequence ATGGGACATTCAGACCTCGACCCCGCCATACATGATCGGCGCCCTTGGAATGCAGGGCAGAATGTAGGACCGAAGCGCCCACTGAAGCTGCGCGATATCTGGGCAATTCGTTTCTATCTCGACGAACACAAGCGTCTGCGTGACCGGGCCCTGTTCGATCTTGCCATCGACAGCAAATTGCGTGGCTGCGATCTGGTCAAGATCAGGATAGGCGACCTGATGAGCGCAGGGTCATTTCGCGATCGCGCGACAGTCATCCAGCAAAAGACCAGCCGTCCGGTGCAGTTCGAGATCATGTCCGAGGCTCGCAAGAGCCTGAAAGCATGGCTTGATCGGCGCGGAGGGACGATCCGCGACTTCGTATTTCCAAGCAGGATCGATTATCTCGGTCACTTGAGCACACGGCAATATGCGCGCCTCGTCGACGAATGGGTGTCAACGATTGGTCTCGACAGGCGGGAATATGGCACGCATTCGATGCGGCGGACCAAGGCGGCGCTGATCTACAAAGCCACAGGCAACCTTCGCGCCGTGCAAATCCTGCTCGGCCATACCAACATCGAAAATACCGTCAGATACCTCGGCGTAGATGTCGATGATGCTTTGACGCTTTCCGAACGGACCGAAATTTGA
- a CDS encoding VOC family protein: protein MGLKGVNRIMIAVHDLERSKKLYEELLGATFLDANWTGEPFGIHVAIAWDAGIELCAPMPGRERDSVISGFLATRGEGIMSVFFGVSDGEAALERSAAAGYTCSHTLDYTQAEIDEHLGGLFSRYQEFNIDTGQRCGFAVSLARIEEKASQMA, encoded by the coding sequence GTGGGATTGAAAGGCGTTAACAGGATCATGATTGCGGTGCATGATCTTGAGCGGAGCAAGAAACTATACGAGGAATTACTCGGTGCGACTTTTCTGGATGCCAACTGGACGGGTGAACCGTTCGGTATTCATGTCGCTATCGCATGGGATGCGGGCATAGAGCTATGCGCACCTATGCCCGGGCGGGAAAGGGACAGTGTGATATCGGGGTTTCTAGCCACTCGGGGTGAAGGCATTATGAGTGTATTTTTTGGAGTTAGTGATGGTGAGGCAGCACTCGAACGCAGCGCTGCTGCTGGCTACACTTGCTCGCACACCCTTGATTATACTCAGGCCGAAATTGACGAACATCTCGGAGGGCTCTTTAGCCGATACCAAGAGTTTAATATTGATACCGGACAACGCTGTGGCTTTGCCGTAAGTTTGGCGCGCATTGAGGAGAAGGCTTCCCAGATGGCTTGA
- a CDS encoding recombinase family protein codes for MKSVRCAIYTRKSSEEGLEQGFNSLDAQREACAAYILSQASEGWQLIPEYYDDGGLSGGTLERPALQRLLGDVADGKIDIIVVYKVDRLTRSLLDFARLVEAFDAANVSFVSITQSFNTTTSMGRLTLNMLLSFAQFEREVTAERIRDKIAASKARGMWMGGVPPLGYRPDGRTLAIVEEHAVLIREIYARYLRLGNVRLLADTLIQDKIAVPRRATRRGRAYGGGSFSRGQLYTILRNPIYAGDIAHKDKRYPGNHPAIISRDIWDRVQQQLAHNVKGLRQTRQANASLLAGLLFDETGEPLIAVHTTRGKQRYRYYVSKAQQHGTASPDTPAIRLPAREIEQVIRQELSSLLADPFVLVERCRFTLTPEMFATLTARCADLSTQAQTWPHAVVSQIISRIVLHPGRIELLLVPSGLAKLLELPASPTAPAALPHIAAVRLKRTGHTVRLIQDDGMAASAATPDPTLVRLLLKAQRWWAELATGQCDITRLSRRENVSASYMTRVVRLAFLAPKIVDAILSGRTLATVDGASLLATGAITTDWDRQHAKFLPAPDGQSLQARKKRSSL; via the coding sequence ATGAAGAGCGTACGCTGTGCGATCTATACCCGCAAGTCGAGCGAGGAAGGCCTCGAACAGGGGTTCAACTCGCTCGATGCCCAGCGCGAGGCCTGTGCCGCCTATATCCTCAGCCAGGCCAGCGAAGGCTGGCAGCTGATCCCCGAGTACTATGATGATGGCGGGCTGTCGGGCGGAACGCTGGAGCGCCCTGCCCTGCAGCGCCTGCTGGGCGATGTCGCTGACGGGAAAATCGATATCATCGTCGTCTACAAGGTCGACCGGCTGACCCGCTCGCTGCTCGACTTTGCCCGTCTCGTCGAAGCCTTCGATGCGGCCAACGTCAGCTTTGTCTCGATCACCCAGTCCTTCAACACCACCACCAGCATGGGGCGCCTGACGCTCAACATGCTTCTGTCCTTCGCCCAGTTCGAACGCGAAGTGACCGCCGAGCGCATTCGGGACAAGATTGCCGCCTCCAAAGCCAGAGGTATGTGGATGGGCGGCGTGCCCCCGCTGGGCTACCGGCCCGATGGCCGCACTCTCGCCATCGTCGAAGAGCATGCTGTCCTGATCCGTGAGATCTATGCCCGCTATCTCAGGCTCGGCAATGTCCGGCTGCTCGCCGACACCCTGATCCAGGACAAGATTGCCGTTCCCCGCAGGGCGACCCGCAGAGGAAGAGCTTACGGTGGTGGTTCCTTCTCCCGTGGTCAGCTTTATACGATCCTGCGCAATCCCATTTATGCAGGCGACATTGCGCATAAGGACAAGCGTTATCCCGGCAACCATCCCGCGATCATCAGCCGGGACATATGGGACAGGGTCCAGCAGCAGCTGGCACACAACGTCAAAGGTCTCCGGCAGACCCGTCAGGCCAATGCCAGCTTGCTGGCAGGCTTGTTGTTCGACGAGACGGGTGAACCGCTGATCGCGGTGCACACGACCAGAGGCAAACAGCGCTATCGCTACTATGTCAGCAAAGCGCAGCAGCATGGCACAGCCAGTCCGGACACACCGGCCATCCGCCTGCCTGCCCGCGAGATCGAGCAGGTTATCCGGCAAGAACTGTCTTCGCTCCTGGCCGATCCGTTTGTCCTGGTCGAGCGTTGCCGGTTCACTCTCACGCCCGAGATGTTCGCCACCCTGACCGCGCGGTGTGCCGACCTTTCAACTCAGGCCCAGACATGGCCCCATGCCGTGGTCAGCCAGATCATCAGCCGGATCGTTCTTCATCCCGGCCGGATCGAACTGCTCCTTGTCCCATCGGGACTTGCCAAGCTGCTGGAGCTTCCAGCAAGCCCGACGGCGCCAGCGGCGCTTCCCCATATCGCTGCTGTTCGCCTCAAGCGGACCGGTCACACCGTGCGGCTTATCCAGGATGATGGCATGGCGGCCTCGGCCGCCACTCCCGATCCCACGCTTGTTCGCCTGCTACTCAAGGCACAGCGCTGGTGGGCGGAGCTCGCCACAGGCCAGTGCGATATCACCAGGCTCTCCCGGCGGGAGAATGTCAGCGCTTCCTATATGACCCGCGTTGTCCGCCTTGCTTTTCTGGCGCCCAAAATAGTCGATGCGATCCTTTCCGGGCGGACGCTCGCTACCGTTGATGGCGCCTCCCTCCTGGCTACGGGCGCCATCACCACCGACTGGGACAGGCAACATGCAAAGTTCCTGCCCGCACCGGACGGCCAGTCCCTTCAGGCGCGCAAAAAAAGATCGTCTCTCTGA
- a CDS encoding DUF3489 domain-containing protein: MPALEGPVDHAEPADGAEGSAPPPPAPSKTAHLVMLLQRPEGATLVELMEATGWLAHTTRAALTGLRRKGHVIARGKRDDVTCYSIIETA; the protein is encoded by the coding sequence ATGCCGGCCCTCGAGGGCCCGGTCGATCATGCCGAGCCTGCTGACGGGGCCGAGGGATCTGCGCCTCCTCCCCCTGCCCCCAGCAAGACCGCACACCTTGTCATGCTGCTCCAGCGCCCGGAAGGCGCCACCCTTGTTGAGCTGATGGAAGCCACCGGCTGGCTGGCCCATACCACCCGGGCAGCGTTGACCGGGCTGCGCAGGAAAGGTCATGTGATTGCTCGCGGCAAGCGCGATGACGTAACCTGCTACTCGATCATCGAGACGGCCTGA
- a CDS encoding HNH endonuclease — translation MADFVAPTLGEELDNEQLCELFGCGPQGGMRRSHKTNTLTLISNHVESIYDDRWIDGVLHYTGMGQTGHQSLSFMQNKTLAESPVNGVAIHLFEVHQPQTYTYVGEVSLSGVPYQEVQNDVRGDQRNVWVFPLATKSGIVPPIPARTVEALEERKTRFARRMTDQEIQHKAKLSGRSVVGSQTTITTRYQRSVWVAEHAKRRANGLCELCRTPAPFSDKGGLPYLETHHIQWLARGGADTIENTVALCPNCHKKMHVLDLQQDILRLRESASGREVA, via the coding sequence ATGGCTGATTTCGTAGCGCCCACCCTTGGAGAAGAGCTCGACAATGAGCAGTTGTGCGAACTGTTCGGTTGTGGTCCCCAAGGCGGGATGCGCCGGTCGCACAAGACAAACACGCTCACTTTGATCTCGAACCATGTAGAATCGATCTACGATGATCGCTGGATTGATGGCGTCCTGCATTATACCGGAATGGGTCAGACCGGACACCAGTCTTTGTCGTTCATGCAGAACAAGACGCTAGCTGAAAGCCCTGTCAATGGTGTTGCCATCCACCTCTTCGAAGTGCACCAGCCGCAAACTTACACATATGTCGGCGAAGTGAGCTTGTCTGGAGTTCCGTACCAAGAAGTCCAGAACGATGTGCGTGGTGATCAGCGGAACGTCTGGGTGTTTCCGCTTGCGACCAAGAGTGGGATTGTACCACCAATCCCAGCCCGAACAGTCGAAGCGCTCGAAGAACGAAAGACGAGGTTCGCACGCCGGATGACCGACCAGGAAATCCAGCACAAAGCCAAGCTAAGCGGCCGTTCCGTGGTGGGTTCACAGACCACCATCACTACGCGATACCAGCGCAGTGTATGGGTTGCAGAGCATGCCAAGCGTAGGGCGAATGGCTTGTGTGAGCTCTGCCGCACTCCAGCCCCGTTTTCTGACAAAGGTGGACTGCCATACCTCGAGACACACCACATCCAATGGTTAGCTCGCGGTGGTGCAGATACTATTGAAAATACGGTCGCGCTTTGCCCGAACTGCCACAAGAAGATGCACGTGTTGGATCTTCAACAGGACATTCTGCGATTGCGGGAGTCTGCGTCTGGGCGCGAGGTGGCCTAA
- a CDS encoding type II toxin-antitoxin system RelE/ParE family toxin, which yields MTAKPVIPRAKAREDVDLAVEYYADEADTDVAFGFIDALEQAYTFIGEMPAAGSPRWSHELNLPGLRTIGLKGFPWLVFYLEFETHVDVWRVLHTKRDMPSWLADVDD from the coding sequence GTGACTGCAAAACCGGTCATACCGCGCGCCAAAGCGCGGGAGGATGTAGACCTTGCGGTCGAGTATTACGCGGACGAAGCCGACACGGATGTGGCTTTCGGCTTCATTGATGCCCTTGAACAGGCCTATACCTTCATCGGGGAAATGCCGGCGGCAGGGTCTCCGCGGTGGTCTCACGAGCTGAACTTACCGGGGTTGAGGACCATAGGGCTGAAAGGATTCCCATGGCTTGTTTTCTACCTTGAATTCGAGACCCATGTGGATGTCTGGCGCGTGCTTCATACCAAGCGGGATATGCCATCTTGGTTGGCTGATGTAGATGATTAA
- a CDS encoding excalibur calcium-binding domain-containing protein: protein MKFSPGKSALSFLFSVYFAFPAEASATPQCLTDEMIEEAIGEQVRTSTLIVKTRGLPELPLCSGLTLAQHIQRMRAAAFPEEQQRVEDLRAMVLEREQAAKATAAAEAAAQTAALSRSSIIEDAPINRFFDQPAPATTHKRRKPAAARASPPRSSPRRSSSSRSHYPNCGAVRAAGAAPIRRGQPGYARHLDRDGDGIACE from the coding sequence ATGAAGTTTTCTCCTGGAAAGTCAGCGCTCTCATTCCTCTTTTCCGTTTACTTCGCCTTTCCGGCCGAAGCATCCGCAACTCCGCAATGCCTGACCGATGAAATGATCGAGGAAGCGATCGGAGAACAGGTGCGCACCAGCACTCTTATCGTAAAAACACGAGGACTTCCCGAACTGCCGCTCTGTTCCGGTCTGACCCTGGCACAACATATCCAGCGCATGCGCGCCGCAGCCTTTCCGGAAGAACAGCAACGTGTCGAAGATCTGCGAGCCATGGTGCTCGAAAGAGAGCAAGCCGCTAAAGCGACAGCAGCGGCTGAAGCAGCTGCACAAACCGCAGCCCTGTCGCGCTCATCGATAATTGAGGACGCGCCGATCAACCGGTTCTTCGATCAGCCCGCGCCTGCCACAACGCACAAAAGGCGTAAGCCTGCAGCAGCCCGGGCCTCTCCTCCCCGATCATCGCCCAGGCGGTCATCAAGTTCGCGGTCCCACTATCCCAATTGCGGTGCAGTCCGTGCAGCCGGTGCAGCACCGATCCGTCGCGGACAGCCGGGCTACGCGCGCCATCTCGATCGCGATGGTGACGGTATCGCCTGTGAATAG
- a CDS encoding DUF2924 domain-containing protein codes for MPGDVSGQLAGMKHLSPAQVREAWRTVTGKPLPLVSPALLRLALAWEIQAGVLGGHSRATQQTLAQLATGKTRTRGTSPGMRLMREWNGILHVVTIDEEGAIRWQEKEWRSLSEVARAITGTRWSGPAFFGLKQKVAA; via the coding sequence ATGCCGGGAGATGTGAGCGGGCAACTGGCCGGGATGAAACACCTGTCTCCCGCACAGGTGCGCGAAGCCTGGCGCACAGTGACCGGCAAGCCCCTCCCCCTTGTCAGTCCTGCCCTGCTGCGCCTCGCCCTCGCCTGGGAGATCCAGGCCGGGGTCCTTGGCGGCCATTCCCGGGCTACTCAGCAAACGCTCGCCCAGTTAGCGACCGGAAAGACCCGCACCCGCGGGACCTCGCCCGGTATGCGGTTGATGCGCGAATGGAACGGTATCCTGCATGTCGTCACTATCGACGAGGAGGGAGCTATTCGCTGGCAGGAGAAGGAATGGCGATCGCTTAGCGAAGTGGCCCGGGCAATCACCGGGACCCGCTGGTCGGGGCCTGCCTTCTTCGGATTAAAGCAGAAGGTCGCAGCATGA
- a CDS encoding DUF389 domain-containing protein, with protein MDEGALTQGYILMCALSAGIATLGLLQSSTAVVIGAMLISPLMSPIAALGFGFASLDGQRIRDAIRVVIVGALIGIFTGMLLTWLSPIRNATPEILARTEPTLLDLGVALLSGIAGGYATVRGQGGTAIGVAIATALMPPLATVGYGLGVFQPVFALGAFLLFLTNLSAIAFAFALVARLSGAARPFRNVEWKPHYVAAGLAAFLVLATPLALTLVRVTHEASLRLAARNAILNTIDHSGVSIAQLDVSWSLTGDPHVSAVVVTPQYEANAENALRERLARIEGNKIQVNLQQILAADFPSQTRAMIDAAMERTVTGIAADVPPFERVRTSIGLPTRGIWTNRAERVINIEPLAAPGWTFADYRDAERRANAASAGWAVRLLPPVSAQLRVPLSGTTPSGAEGEISLGDAVWALQRWGMTEVGIASSDDQDGRALTNSLRAEGIASHPLENATAPTGMALIQVVGPPPSRQREGTPPT; from the coding sequence ATGGATGAAGGCGCGCTGACACAGGGCTACATCCTAATGTGCGCGCTGTCTGCGGGCATCGCCACCCTGGGGCTCCTGCAATCATCCACCGCGGTGGTGATCGGAGCGATGCTGATTTCTCCCTTGATGAGCCCGATCGCCGCACTCGGTTTCGGGTTCGCCTCGCTGGACGGGCAGCGCATCCGCGATGCCATACGTGTCGTCATCGTAGGGGCCTTGATCGGCATTTTCACCGGCATGCTGTTGACCTGGCTCAGTCCGATCCGGAACGCTACGCCCGAAATCCTCGCCCGAACCGAGCCGACCCTGCTTGACCTCGGGGTCGCCCTCCTGTCGGGTATCGCAGGCGGATATGCCACCGTGCGTGGGCAGGGCGGAACCGCCATCGGTGTAGCCATCGCCACCGCCCTGATGCCGCCGCTGGCCACTGTGGGATACGGGCTCGGCGTGTTCCAGCCTGTGTTCGCACTGGGCGCGTTCCTGCTCTTCCTGACCAACCTATCCGCCATCGCTTTCGCTTTCGCACTGGTTGCAAGGCTGAGCGGCGCGGCGCGGCCGTTCCGCAATGTGGAATGGAAACCGCACTACGTGGCCGCCGGACTGGCGGCGTTTCTGGTCCTGGCGACACCTCTCGCGCTCACTCTGGTGCGTGTCACACATGAAGCATCGCTGCGTCTTGCTGCAAGAAACGCCATCCTGAACACAATCGACCACAGCGGTGTGAGCATCGCGCAACTTGACGTGAGTTGGTCCTTGACAGGTGATCCTCATGTCAGTGCCGTTGTTGTGACCCCGCAGTACGAGGCCAATGCGGAAAATGCTCTGCGCGAGCGATTGGCTCGAATCGAAGGGAACAAGATCCAGGTCAATCTGCAGCAGATCCTCGCGGCGGATTTCCCTTCGCAAACACGGGCAATGATCGATGCGGCAATGGAACGCACGGTCACGGGGATCGCAGCCGATGTGCCCCCCTTCGAACGGGTGAGGACGAGTATCGGGCTGCCGACGCGTGGCATCTGGACCAACAGAGCCGAGCGCGTCATCAATATCGAGCCACTGGCTGCACCGGGCTGGACCTTTGCCGATTATCGGGACGCGGAGCGCCGGGCCAATGCCGCGTCCGCTGGTTGGGCAGTGCGCTTGCTCCCACCCGTAAGTGCCCAGTTGCGTGTCCCGCTTTCGGGCACCACTCCGTCCGGAGCCGAAGGCGAAATCTCGCTGGGCGATGCGGTCTGGGCACTGCAGCGCTGGGGGATGACGGAGGTCGGCATAGCCTCGTCGGACGATCAGGACGGTCGGGCCTTGACCAATTCCCTGCGTGCTGAAGGGATTGCCTCGCACCCGCTTGAGAATGCTACGGCACCGACCGGAATGGCCTTGATCCAAGTGGTAGGCCCGCCACCTTCCAGACAGAGAGAAGGGACGCCGCCGACTTGA